The Amycolatopsis sp. DG1A-15b genome contains the following window.
GACGAGCTGCCGGTCGTCCTCGACATGGAAGCCGCCATCGCCGACGGTGCCGCGCTGGTCCACGAGGACCTCGGCACCAACACGAGCGCGGTCTGGAAGTTCGACTCCGGGGAGGCCGGCACCGGCGGCAACGTCGAGGACGCGATCAGCTCGTCGGAGGTCGTGCTCAAACGCCGCTTCCGCCAGCAGCGGCTCGTCCCGGCGTTCATGGAGCCGCGCGCCTGCGTCGTCGACCCGACCAGCACGCAGATCACCATGTGGTCGGCCACGCAGGTCCCGCACATCCTGCGCGTGATGTCGGCGCTGACGCTCGGCATCCCCGAGCACAAGCTGCGCGTGATCGCCCCGGACGTCGGCGGCGGCTTCGGCGGCAAGATCGGCGTGCTGCCGGAAGAGATGATGTCGCTGCTCGTGGCGCAGAAGCTCGGCAAGCCGGTCAAGTGGAACGAGACGCGGTCGGAGACGATGCTCGCCGCGCACCACGGCCGCGACCAGATCCAGGACATCACCATCTCGGCGACCCGCGACGGCCAGGTCACCGGCCTCAAGGTCGAGCTGCTCGCCAACCTCGGCGCGTACAACGGCCTGGTCGGGCCGGGTGTGCCGATCCTCGGCGCGTTCATGTTCAACGCGATCTACAAGATCCCGGCGTACCACTTCGCGTGCACCAACGTGTACACGACGACGACGCTGACCGACGCCTACCGCGGCGCCGGCCGCCCGGAGGCGACGTTCGCGATCGAGCGGATCATGGACGAGCTCGCCGTCGAGCTCCGCATGGACCCGATGGAACTGCGCGAGAAGAACTGGATCAAGCACGACGAGTTCCCGTTCACGACCGTGTGCGGGCTGACCTACGACTCCGGCAACTACGAGGCCGCCACCGAGAAGGCGAAGCAGCTCTTCGACTACGACGGCCTGCGCGCCGAGCAGGAGAAGCGCCGCGCGTCGAAGGACAAGGTGCAGCTCGGCATCGGCATCTCGACGTTCACCGAGATGTGCGGGCTCGCGCCGTCCCGGGTGCTCGGCTCGCTGGACTACGGTGCCGGCGGCTGGGAGTACGCCTCGATCCGGATGCTGCCCACCGGCAAGGTCGAGGTGACCACCGGCGCGTCCGCGCACGGCCAGGGCCACGAGACGGCGTGGAGCCAGATCGTCGCCGACCAGCTGGGCGTCGCGTTCGAGGACGTCGAGATCCTGCACGGCGACACGCAGTCGTCGCACAAGGGCATGGACACCTACGGCTCGCGGTCGCTGGTGGTCGGTGGCATCGCCGTCATCAAGGCCGCGGAGAAGGTGATCGCCAAGGCCAAGCCGATCGCGGCGCACCTGCTCGAATGCGCCGAAGACGACCTCGAGTTCGCCGGCGGGAAGTTCACGGTGAAGGGCACCGACACGTCCACCTCGATGGGTGACGTCGCGCTCGCGGTGTTCGCGGCGCACAACCTGCCCGACGGCGTCGAGCCGTCGCTCGACTCGGACGCCACGTTCGACCCGGAGAACTTCTCGTTCCCGCACGGCACGCACCTGTGCGCCGCCGAAGTGGACACCGAGACGGGCCGGATCAAACTGCGCTCGTACGTCTGCGTCGACGACGTCGGGGTCGCGGTGAACCCGCTGATCGTCGAGGGCCAGGTGCACGGCGGGCTCGCGCAGGGCATCGCGCAGGCGCTGTTCGAGGGCACCGAGCACGACGAGGGCGGCACGCTCACCACGGGCACGTTCGCCGACTACCTGCTGCCGTCGGCGGCCGACCTGCCGTCGTTCACCACCGACCGCACGGAGACACCGTCGACGACGAACCCGCTCGGCGCCAAGGGCGTCGGCGAGGCGGGCACCATCGCGTCGACCCCGGCGGTGGTCAACGCGGTGATCGACGCCGTCCGGCACTTCGGCGTCGACGACATCGAGATGCCGTTGACGCCGATGCGGGTGTGGCACGCCATCCAGCACGGCACCACCGACGCGGGCGGCCCCGGCCGCGGCGAAGCGGGCGGCGGCCTCGGTTCCATCGACGCCACCGGAGGTGCGCAGTGATCCCGGCTCCCTTCGACTACGTCCGCCCGTCCACAGTGGACGAAGCGGTGCAGGCCCTGGCCGCGGCGGGCGAGGACGCCAAGGTGCTGGCCGGCGGGCAAAGCCTGCTGCCGGTGCTGCGGATGCGGCTCGCCACGCCGACCACGCTGATCGATCTCGGGCGCGTCGCCGAGCTGCGCGGCGTCCACGAGGACGGCGACACGCTGGTGATCGGCGCGATGACGACGCACTACGACGTCCAGCGGGACGCCTTGGTGGCTTCGCACGCGGCGTTGCTCAAAGAGGCGACGGACACGGTGGCCGACCCGCAGATCCGCCACCGCGGCACGCTCGGCGGCGCGATCGCCCACGCCGACCCGGCCGGCGACCTGCTGGCGCCGGTGCTGGCGCTGGACGCGTCGCTGGTGGTGGCCGGGCCTTCGGGGCGCCGGACGGTCCCGGCCGCGGAGTTCTTCCGCGACCTGTTCACCACCGCGCTGGCCCCGGACGAGCTGCTGGTCGAGGTCCGCATCCCCAAGCACACGGGGTGGCGGGCGCACTACGAGAAGTTCAACCGGGTCGCCCAGGCGTGGTCGATGGTCGCGGTCGCGGTCACCGTCCGCACCGAGGCCGGCGTCATCGAGGAGGCTCGTGTAGCGCTGACGAACATGGGTTCGACACCGGTCCGGGCCACTGGTGTCGAGGCGGCGCTGGTCGGCGTCCAGGCCTCAGCGGACTCGATCACCGCGGCGGCATCGCACGCGGCGGAGGGCACGAATCCGCCCGTCGACAGCAACGCCGACGTCGAATACCGCCGTCACCTCGCGGAGGTGCTGACGGGCCGCGCGATCGCGGCGGCGGCCGGAGCCTGACGCACGCCCGGGGGCCGCGCTCGTCCGGCGAGCCGCGGCCCCGGGGCGGCTAGGGTGGGGTGCGGACACCCCAGGTTCGGCAGAAAGGAGGTCGGCCCGTGCGGCTCGACCACGAATTCACCGTCCCGGCTCCGATCGGCGAGGTTTGGCAGGCGGTCGTCGACCCCGAGCGCGTCGCCCCGTGCATGCCCGGAGCGTCGCTGACCAAGGTCGAGGGCGACAAGTTCAGCGGAACGGTGAAGGTCAAGCTGGGCCCGATTTCTCTGCTGTACAAGGGCAACGGTGAGTTCCTCGAGAAGGACGAAGCCGCCCGCAAGGTGACGATCAAGGCTTCCGGCAAGGACTCCCGCGGAGCGGGCACGGCGGCGGCAACGGTGACGCTGACGTTGACGGAGACGGACGGCGGAACCCACGGATCGGTGTCGACCGACCTGGCGATCACGGGCAAGCCGGCCCAGTTCGGCCGCGGGCTGATCAGCGAGGTGGGCGGCAAGATCCTCGACACGTTCGCGGGCTGCTTGTCGGGCAAGCTGGCCCCGCAGGAGCCCACTGCGGCGGCCGAGAAGACGGCGACGCAGGGGACTGCCGCGGCCGCGCCGGCCCTGGCTGCGCCGGCGGCGGCTGCCCCTGCCGCGGCGGCGGGGAGCGCTCCGGCGCAGGGGACCGCAGCGCAGGCGGCTCCGGCTGGGGATGCCTCGGCGCAGAGTGCCGGCTCCGGGAACGCCCCGGTGCGGGGGAGCGCCCCGGCCCGGGGGAGCGCCCCGGCCCCGGCCGCGGCGGCCGCCCAGCCGGTGGCCGAACCGGCCGCGAAGCCGCCGACGGCCACGTCCGAACCGGCCGCGAAGCCGGTGCCGGAGCCGGGCGCGCCGACGGCCACGTCCGAGCCGGTGGCCAAGCCGCAGCCGGCGGTCAAGCCGGCGCCGACCACCGCGGAGATCAACACCGAGCCGAAGGCCAAGCCGGTGGACCGCCCGGCGTTGCGCAGCGTCCCGGCACCCCCGGAGACCGAGGCGATCGACCTGCTCGATTACGCGGGCAAGTCGGTGCTCAAGCGGGTGGCCCCGGTGCTGCTCGCCATCGCCGCGGTGGCCGGCCTGGTGGCGATCGTCCGCGCACTCCGCAAGTGAGCCGGCCCCTGTGGACGGCTCGTGTGGACGCCACGGGTCGGTGCCCGCTGGTGAGCCGTTGAGCTGCGCTGGTCTGCTCGGCATGGGTTGTCGGAGTGGCGTGTTGGTGGGCCGCTGAGCTGCGCTGGTCTACTCCGCGCGGGTTGTCGCAGGGCGTGGCCCGCAAGTCGCCGAGGTGGCGCTGCCGTTGCGGGGTGGGTTTGGTGGCCGTTGTTCGCGCTGCGCGAGTGAGCCGCGATTTCGCGGGGTGGCGCCGTCGCCGCGGCCGGCGTGCCCCATGGTCATTCTTCAGTGAGGTGCTGACCTGCGCTGATCTACTTTGGGCGGGTCTTTGCGCAGGTGCGTTGCCGGCAATTCCCCCGGACTGGCGACGCGGGTCGCCGGAACGGCTACGCTGGGCTACCTGGTCGGCCGAACTTCGCGCAAGGGGTACGTCACGATGCCGGTTTGTCGCGTCTGCGGCCTCGGCTCTTGAGAGCCCAGGTCGCCGTGCGCCGGGAAGCGCTTTCCACCTGGCCGGGCTGGCCCGCGCGATGGGCGATGTGGGGTGGAGCGAAGACCCGCTGGATAGCCTACGCCCTCGGCTGTGAACTACTCGCCGTTTTCGCTACCGGGGCGGCGCTGGCCACCGGGTTCGGTGGGCCCGTGCGTCCGGGGTGGTTCGCCGTGCTGGTCGCCCTCGGCGTCGCTCAAGCCGAGATGTCGCGCCGCATCGAACGGGTGCGACGGTGGATGAGCGGGCAGATGCACATCAACGTCACCTCCGTCTGGTACCTCGCCGGTGTCGTCCTGCTCCCGCCGGCGTGGGTGGCGCTGCTGGCCGTCGTGCTCTACACGCACCTGTGGGTGCGAGTGTGGCGACAGGTCCGTACCCGGCCCGCCCACCGCTTCGTGGCGAGCACGGCGTGGGCGATGCTCTCCTGTTTCGCTGCTTCCTCCGTTCTCGCGGTGTCCGGATTGCACGGGACGCCCCTGCAGACGCCGCGCGGGTTGTTCGCGCTCTGCCTGGCAGCCGCGGTGTTCGAGCTGGTGAACGTCGGCCTCGTCGCGGCCGGCATCTACCTGTACACGAGCCAGCGCTCGGCGGCCGACCTGATCGGCACCTGGGAGGACAACGCCTTCGAGCTGGCGACCCTCTGCCTGGGCGGGCTCGCTGCGCTCGCGCTGGTGGAGCAGCCCGTGCTGGTGGTGTTCGTCGTGGCGCCGTTGCTGCTGCTGCACCGGTATCTGCTGTTGAAGCAGCAGCTGCAGGTCGCGGCCGTCACCGACGAGAAGACCGGGTTGCTCAACACCGCGGGCTGGCACGAATCCGCGACGCGCGAGCACGCCCGGGTGCAGCGCCGCGGCGCCACCGGGGGCTTCGCGGTGCTGATGATCGACCTGGACCACTTCAAGCGCATCAACGACACCTACGGCCACTTGACCGGTGACGACGTGCTGGCGGCGGTCGCGGTGGCGATCTCCGGTTCGGTGCGCCAGGGCGACACGGTGGGCCGGTTCGGCGGCGAGGAGTTCGTGGTGCTGCTGCCGGGCATCGGCCGCGCGGACGTGCTGGCGATCGCCGAGCGGGTGCGGGTGGCGGTGGGCGAGCTGAACGTGGTGATCTCGACGGGTACGGGGACGGTCCGGGTGAGTGGCCTTTCGGTGTCGATCGGGGTCGCGCGGCACCCGGACGCCGGGCCGACCCTCGATGACGTGCTCCGCACTGCTGATGCGGCGCTGTACCGGGCCAAAGAGGCCGGTCGGAACCGGGTCGCCGTCTGAGGCGTGTCGGGCTCGGGAAGCGCCGGAGGGCGGCTCCCGGTGGTGGGGTTGGGGGGCGTGGTGCTTTGCGGGGTGGAGGGCCGGCGCCACTCGGGGTGAGTGGGGCTCGGTCGAAGAGTGGCTCGGGTGGGCTCGGCCGGAGGGCGGCTCGTGACGGGAGTGGAGAGGAATCCGTCCCTGCTGTGCCGCTGCTGTGATTCAGCTGGCGGGTTGGCGGCGTGGTGCTTTGCGGGTGGAGGGCCGGTGCCGCCCGGCGTGAGCGCGGTTCGGTCGAGGAATGGCTCGGGTGGGCTCGGCCGAAGAGCGGCTCGTGATGGAAGTGGAAAGGGACCGCTCCAGCCGGGCCGCCGCTGTGATTCAGCACGCGAAATACCTCTTCGCGCGAGGTGTTGCACCCTTCATGAGCGGCGCTGATCACGAGACGGACGTGGTGGTCATCGGGGCCGGGCAAGCCGGGTTGTCCGCTGCCTACCACCTGCGGCGGGCCGGGTTCGGCAACCGGACCGGGTTCGTGGTGCTCGACCACGGGAAGCGGGCCGGGGGTGCCTGGCAGTACCGGTGGCCGTCGCTCGTCCTGGGGAAGGTGCACGGCATCCACGATCTTCCCGGCATGGCCTTCGGCACTCCGGACGTGACGCGGCCCGCCTCCGAGGTCGTCTCCGAATACTTCGCGCGCTTCGAAAGCGTTTACGATCTCCCCGTGCTCCGGCCCGTCGACGTCCAGTCCGTGACGCGGGCAGGGGAGCGGCTGGTCGTCTCGAGCCCCGCCGAGTCCTGGGCCGCACGAGCCGTCATCAGTGCCACCGGGACCTGGGACCGTCCCTTTTGGCCGCGCTATCCCGGCCAGGAAACCTTCGCCGGGCGCCAGCTGCACACCGCCGACTACACCGGACCCGAGGACTTCCGCGGCCGGCGGGTGGTCGTGGTCGGCGGTGGGTCGTCCGCCGTCCAGCTGCTGATGGAATTCGCTCCGCTCGCCGGCGCCACGGCATGGGTCACCCGTCGGCCGCCCGTGTGGCGGGACGAGCCCTTCAGCGAGAACTGGGGCCGCAACGCCGTCGCGCGGGTCGACGAGCGGGTGCGCGGGGGCCTGCCGCCCGAAAGCGTCGTCAGCGTGACCGACCTGGCCGTGACGCCGGAGGTGCGGGCTGCCCGCGCCGCCGGGATCCTCGACCGGCGGCCGATGTTCGAGCGCATCACGCCCGGCGGCGTCGCCTGGGCGGACGGCTCGCACTTCGACGCCGACGTGATCCTCTGGGCCACCGGCTTCCGCGCAGCGATCGACCACCTCGCGCCGCTGCGCGTCCGCGAACCCGGTGGCGGCATCCGGATGGACGGCACGCGAGTGGTCCGCGAGCCCCGCCTGCACCTGGTCGGATACGGGCCGTCGGCGAGCACGGTCGGGGCCAACCGGGCCGGCCGCGCCGCCGTGACGGAGATCCGGACCCTGCTGACTTCGGAGCGGTGAGGGTCTTCGCCGGGAGGCGAGGGGGCGGGTTGTCAGAGCCATAAACCCAAGCTACCGAACATCCGTTCGAATGCCATCGCTGGATCGGGTGATCTTCTTCGGTGGTTGATTTCCCTTGCGCCGCAAAGAGATCCCTGCTGTGAACACGGGCCGGGCGCGCGTCGTCAGGCCAGTGCCATCCCCGGAACGCGAGCCCGGATCGCCGCCATGGTCGCCTCGTCCGAGACGCCCTGCCAGTCGTACCGCGGCGTGTACGGCGCCGTAAGAGTGCGCACGTCCTCGTCGGTCAATGCGACGTCCAGCGACGCGATCGCGTCGTCGATCTGCCGAATCGAACCGGCGCCGACCAGTGGAGCCGTGACGACCGGCTGCCGGTGCAGCCACGCCAGGGCGATGGCCGCGCGGCTCACGCCGTGGGCTGCCGCCACCTTTCCGACCGCCTCGACGATCGCGCGGTTCGAGGCCTCTTCCGCGGGCG
Protein-coding sequences here:
- a CDS encoding NAD(P)-binding domain-containing protein; its protein translation is MSGADHETDVVVIGAGQAGLSAAYHLRRAGFGNRTGFVVLDHGKRAGGAWQYRWPSLVLGKVHGIHDLPGMAFGTPDVTRPASEVVSEYFARFESVYDLPVLRPVDVQSVTRAGERLVVSSPAESWAARAVISATGTWDRPFWPRYPGQETFAGRQLHTADYTGPEDFRGRRVVVVGGGSSAVQLLMEFAPLAGATAWVTRRPPVWRDEPFSENWGRNAVARVDERVRGGLPPESVVSVTDLAVTPEVRAARAAGILDRRPMFERITPGGVAWADGSHFDADVILWATGFRAAIDHLAPLRVREPGGGIRMDGTRVVREPRLHLVGYGPSASTVGANRAGRAAVTEIRTLLTSER
- a CDS encoding xanthine dehydrogenase family protein subunit M, coding for MIPAPFDYVRPSTVDEAVQALAAAGEDAKVLAGGQSLLPVLRMRLATPTTLIDLGRVAELRGVHEDGDTLVIGAMTTHYDVQRDALVASHAALLKEATDTVADPQIRHRGTLGGAIAHADPAGDLLAPVLALDASLVVAGPSGRRTVPAAEFFRDLFTTALAPDELLVEVRIPKHTGWRAHYEKFNRVAQAWSMVAVAVTVRTEAGVIEEARVALTNMGSTPVRATGVEAALVGVQASADSITAAASHAAEGTNPPVDSNADVEYRRHLAEVLTGRAIAAAAGA
- a CDS encoding SRPBCC domain-containing protein, which translates into the protein MRLDHEFTVPAPIGEVWQAVVDPERVAPCMPGASLTKVEGDKFSGTVKVKLGPISLLYKGNGEFLEKDEAARKVTIKASGKDSRGAGTAAATVTLTLTETDGGTHGSVSTDLAITGKPAQFGRGLISEVGGKILDTFAGCLSGKLAPQEPTAAAEKTATQGTAAAAPALAAPAAAAPAAAAGSAPAQGTAAQAAPAGDASAQSAGSGNAPVRGSAPARGSAPAPAAAAAQPVAEPAAKPPTATSEPAAKPVPEPGAPTATSEPVAKPQPAVKPAPTTAEINTEPKAKPVDRPALRSVPAPPETEAIDLLDYAGKSVLKRVAPVLLAIAAVAGLVAIVRALRK
- a CDS encoding molybdopterin cofactor-binding domain-containing protein, with translation MTATIEPEVGKSRRRKEDERLITGRTRWTDNITLPGLLHMAVLRSPFAHAKIVSIDTSAAKNAPGVIAVYTAKDLDPDGAIGMPCAWPITPDMKAPRRPVLASDTVNFAGEGVAVVVARSSAEAHDALEEIDVEYDELPVVLDMEAAIADGAALVHEDLGTNTSAVWKFDSGEAGTGGNVEDAISSSEVVLKRRFRQQRLVPAFMEPRACVVDPTSTQITMWSATQVPHILRVMSALTLGIPEHKLRVIAPDVGGGFGGKIGVLPEEMMSLLVAQKLGKPVKWNETRSETMLAAHHGRDQIQDITISATRDGQVTGLKVELLANLGAYNGLVGPGVPILGAFMFNAIYKIPAYHFACTNVYTTTTLTDAYRGAGRPEATFAIERIMDELAVELRMDPMELREKNWIKHDEFPFTTVCGLTYDSGNYEAATEKAKQLFDYDGLRAEQEKRRASKDKVQLGIGISTFTEMCGLAPSRVLGSLDYGAGGWEYASIRMLPTGKVEVTTGASAHGQGHETAWSQIVADQLGVAFEDVEILHGDTQSSHKGMDTYGSRSLVVGGIAVIKAAEKVIAKAKPIAAHLLECAEDDLEFAGGKFTVKGTDTSTSMGDVALAVFAAHNLPDGVEPSLDSDATFDPENFSFPHGTHLCAAEVDTETGRIKLRSYVCVDDVGVAVNPLIVEGQVHGGLAQGIAQALFEGTEHDEGGTLTTGTFADYLLPSAADLPSFTTDRTETPSTTNPLGAKGVGEAGTIASTPAVVNAVIDAVRHFGVDDIEMPLTPMRVWHAIQHGTTDAGGPGRGEAGGGLGSIDATGGAQ
- a CDS encoding GGDEF domain-containing protein, which encodes MRPGWFAVLVALGVAQAEMSRRIERVRRWMSGQMHINVTSVWYLAGVVLLPPAWVALLAVVLYTHLWVRVWRQVRTRPAHRFVASTAWAMLSCFAASSVLAVSGLHGTPLQTPRGLFALCLAAAVFELVNVGLVAAGIYLYTSQRSAADLIGTWEDNAFELATLCLGGLAALALVEQPVLVVFVVAPLLLLHRYLLLKQQLQVAAVTDEKTGLLNTAGWHESATREHARVQRRGATGGFAVLMIDLDHFKRINDTYGHLTGDDVLAAVAVAISGSVRQGDTVGRFGGEEFVVLLPGIGRADVLAIAERVRVAVGELNVVISTGTGTVRVSGLSVSIGVARHPDAGPTLDDVLRTADAALYRAKEAGRNRVAV